The Paenibacillus uliginis N3/975 genome has a window encoding:
- a CDS encoding stalk domain-containing protein, whose protein sequence is MRKTLYHIVLIGLLLGLGSVTWTAGQASAADASPQIKDIIGKKTLLMEDGSMWSLINGNQVILTPGNIASIHGTEYEGMGVTRDGKLIQWDIGMAPHVVKDQTGVKQVAGNTWLKTDGTVWHSTGKIKELNSISLISYGDREFAALTQNGDVLLEDSYKPGSYKKLGTISDAAFVTALTVHDSRVALLYNSGKVVVYEVHNFDDNGKIIPVTIAEDAVHIVYTSGDPTDQLLVTRKDGTVWTTGNYKDRWKLANQVPGLSDIEQTAALDNSEQFYAKRSNGSWVMFDKGDVKLVDVPSVKKLDVSFSDLKPFVGDKLNVSIQETYTNGAKIKVPASKANIEVEKPHLLQLQSNDTLKVLGVGETKVTITSNDISKTVTVSASLRNNLKYSKQADGIVFVPAKSVFQALGGIVSSSGGGLDVKLGDTSLSFKAGDTQAKLNGQAIQLKAAPINDKQGTLIPVSLLSDALGASTKWDSKFKQAEISFGEASMTVVSSETASLIKKAAQGSLSRFIGKTYWINYFQGWERFSKVTVTDIVPDDTGSFTILFRSAKGKTLKSYSMSSSNVSQLLADETYFYKFDPYKKYKWSASTWKLIKAEQVSLGMTKDQVRMSIGNPGSKSVTAINGNTIEIWEYSNFDTVSFVNGKVFLIIM, encoded by the coding sequence TTGAGGAAGACGTTATATCATATCGTCTTAATCGGTTTGCTGCTTGGTTTGGGTTCAGTCACTTGGACAGCCGGGCAAGCTTCCGCTGCGGATGCTTCGCCCCAGATTAAAGACATCATAGGCAAGAAAACATTATTGATGGAAGACGGCAGCATGTGGTCATTAATTAATGGTAACCAGGTCATTCTTACTCCGGGGAATATCGCATCGATTCACGGTACGGAGTACGAGGGCATGGGAGTGACCCGCGATGGCAAGCTGATTCAGTGGGACATAGGAATGGCTCCACATGTTGTGAAGGACCAGACAGGAGTCAAGCAGGTGGCGGGTAATACATGGCTTAAGACGGATGGAACTGTTTGGCACAGTACAGGAAAAATAAAAGAACTCAACAGCATCTCGTTAATCAGTTACGGAGATCGGGAATTTGCGGCTTTGACCCAAAATGGTGATGTGCTGTTGGAAGACTCCTATAAACCGGGATCTTACAAGAAGCTGGGTACGATATCGGATGCGGCCTTCGTTACAGCTCTGACGGTACATGATAGTCGTGTCGCCTTGTTGTACAACAGCGGTAAAGTTGTTGTGTATGAAGTCCACAACTTTGATGATAACGGTAAAATCATCCCGGTTACGATTGCAGAAGATGCCGTTCATATCGTTTATACCTCAGGAGACCCTACAGATCAATTGTTGGTCACACGTAAGGACGGTACGGTTTGGACTACAGGGAATTACAAGGATCGTTGGAAGTTAGCTAATCAGGTGCCTGGTCTAAGTGATATCGAACAGACAGCTGCACTGGACAATTCCGAGCAATTTTATGCGAAACGCAGCAACGGTAGTTGGGTGATGTTCGACAAGGGGGATGTGAAGCTCGTCGACGTGCCAAGCGTAAAAAAATTGGATGTATCGTTTTCTGATCTGAAGCCGTTTGTGGGTGATAAACTAAATGTCAGCATACAGGAAACATACACAAATGGAGCGAAAATCAAAGTTCCTGCTAGTAAGGCAAACATTGAGGTTGAAAAGCCGCATTTGCTTCAATTACAGTCGAACGACACGCTCAAAGTTCTCGGTGTAGGCGAGACGAAAGTCACGATAACTTCAAATGACATATCGAAAACCGTGACCGTATCCGCCAGTCTGCGTAATAACCTGAAATATTCCAAGCAGGCTGACGGCATCGTGTTTGTGCCTGCTAAATCGGTATTTCAAGCATTAGGCGGCATCGTTTCTTCATCAGGAGGGGGATTGGATGTGAAGCTCGGCGATACAAGTCTGTCGTTTAAGGCGGGCGATACCCAAGCCAAGCTGAACGGACAAGCAATCCAATTAAAAGCGGCTCCTATAAATGATAAACAAGGGACCTTAATCCCTGTCTCGCTGTTGTCAGACGCTCTAGGGGCTAGTACCAAATGGGATAGCAAGTTTAAGCAGGCTGAAATCTCTTTTGGAGAAGCAAGTATGACTGTTGTGTCCTCCGAAACGGCATCGTTAATCAAGAAAGCGGCCCAAGGCAGTCTATCCAGATTTATTGGAAAAACCTATTGGATTAACTATTTCCAAGGATGGGAACGTTTCTCGAAAGTTACAGTAACCGATATTGTACCGGATGACACAGGATCTTTCACGATTCTTTTCAGATCTGCAAAAGGTAAAACTTTGAAGAGTTATTCTATGTCATCTTCCAACGTTTCACAGCTGCTTGCGGATGAGACATATTTTTACAAGTTTGATCCGTACAAGAAATATAAATGGTCCGCATCCACCTGGAAACTGATAAAAGCTGAACAAGTTTCTCTCGGCATGACGAAGGATCAAGTTCGAATGTCAATCGGGAATCCGGGTAGCAAGAGCGTTACTGCTATTAACGGAAATACGATTGAGATATGGGAATACAGCAACTTTGATACGGTTTCTTTCGTGAACGGCAAGGTGTTTTTGATAATTATGTGA
- a CDS encoding YdcF family protein codes for MFLGIVTLILLITFLGFYLTDPRRIINGFLFNMFFCSFLIFFCYLAFSSDIAIFRLIAIAPFFIFLFISTFGLFALIIGLFLNAKILIKKEGRRFSNCLTFILGTCLLLLILFLIIDPARFLSPNFKYMFSGASLIVVYFFFHLTNFLTAYFLYQFNRPKNNQDFIIVLGSGLINDKVPPLLASRINKAIDFYRKQATVASPPTIIFSGGQGPNENLPEAQAMQIYAIEKGIPPEHTLKEDRSVNTYQNMLFSKQIMDSLKGSEYNSIFTTNNFHLFRASLYAKQAGLSSQGIGSKTAFYYWPNAMIREYIAIIVMNRKRHSIVVGTILGFSILLTTINFFV; via the coding sequence ATGTTTCTTGGAATTGTTACTCTTATTTTACTAATTACTTTTCTAGGCTTTTATTTAACAGATCCTAGAAGAATAATAAACGGTTTTTTATTCAACATGTTTTTTTGTTCATTTCTTATTTTTTTCTGTTATTTGGCATTTAGCTCCGACATTGCGATTTTCAGGCTAATCGCCATTGCACCATTTTTCATTTTTCTCTTTATATCAACGTTTGGTCTATTTGCTTTAATCATTGGATTATTTCTTAATGCGAAAATTCTTATAAAAAAAGAAGGACGACGATTTTCTAACTGTTTAACTTTTATTTTGGGGACATGTCTTTTATTATTAATCCTATTCTTAATTATTGATCCCGCTCGTTTTTTATCCCCGAACTTCAAATATATGTTTTCAGGGGCATCTTTAATTGTGGTTTATTTCTTTTTTCATTTAACAAATTTCTTAACTGCTTATTTTCTGTATCAATTTAACAGACCAAAAAATAATCAGGATTTCATCATCGTTCTTGGGAGTGGTTTAATTAACGATAAAGTACCGCCACTTTTAGCGAGCAGAATTAATAAGGCTATCGATTTTTATAGGAAACAAGCGACTGTGGCTTCCCCGCCTACAATTATTTTCTCTGGTGGACAAGGACCTAATGAAAACCTTCCTGAAGCCCAAGCTATGCAAATATATGCTATAGAAAAAGGGATTCCTCCTGAGCACACGCTGAAAGAAGATCGCTCTGTAAATACATATCAGAATATGCTTTTCTCAAAACAAATTATGGATTCATTAAAGGGTAGCGAATACAACAGCATCTTCACAACAAACAATTTCCATCTATTCCGTGCTAGCCTATATGCAAAACAAGCTGGGTTAAGTAGCCAAGGAATTGGTTCAAAAACCGCTTTCTATTACTGGCCAAATGCAATGATTCGGGAATATATTGCTATTATTGTGATGAATCGTAAACGGCATAGCATTGTGGTAGGAACGATTTTGGGATTTTCTATACTCCTAACAACTATTAATTTTTTTGTTTAA
- a CDS encoding G1 family glutamic endopeptidase, which translates to MKYQQPCQIEKSSKVRRSISWVSSNWSGYAFSGKKGAYHRISAEWTVPFVRPTPYASYSSAWIGIDGFQNRNLIQTGTGHDFVNGKSEYYAWWEILPATATFIAKPVHPGDRMKAIILKRTSNKWLISLQNLTQNWTFLTLQRYTGPQASAEWIVEAPQVGGYNTRLARLTAVTFTRCRVNGKIPRLNHAERVVMVQDDRIISIPTRPNQTGNAFVVRRS; encoded by the coding sequence ATGAAATATCAGCAACCTTGTCAGATAGAAAAATCAAGCAAGGTACGGCGCAGCATAAGCTGGGTGTCCAGCAATTGGAGCGGATATGCTTTTTCCGGCAAAAAAGGGGCATATCATCGGATTTCAGCAGAGTGGACTGTCCCCTTCGTTCGGCCTACTCCCTACGCTTCTTATTCCTCCGCCTGGATCGGGATTGATGGTTTTCAGAATAGAAACCTGATTCAGACCGGAACCGGTCATGATTTCGTGAATGGGAAAAGCGAATATTATGCTTGGTGGGAAATACTCCCCGCTACAGCAACGTTTATAGCTAAGCCTGTTCATCCCGGAGACCGCATGAAGGCTATCATTCTCAAGCGCACCAGCAACAAATGGTTGATTTCCCTTCAAAATTTGACCCAGAACTGGACTTTCCTTACACTTCAGCGCTACACAGGCCCGCAGGCCTCTGCAGAATGGATCGTGGAAGCTCCCCAGGTTGGAGGATATAATACACGATTAGCCCGTTTAACCGCCGTGACATTTACTCGCTGCCGTGTTAACGGCAAAATCCCAAGGCTAAACCATGCTGAGAGAGTTGTAATGGTTCAGGACGACCGAATCATCTCCATTCCCACCCGTCCCAACCAGACAGGCAACGCTTTTGTCGTAAGACGTTCATAA
- a CDS encoding ribosomal protein L7/L12, translated as METTEIIAIAALILSLLLLIKVFSLQSKLNDIQSDLEWMKNRPENPQTYKSVTPVVSEPNTYGIDADLEERLRVLLTSDQKIKAIKMLREARGISLLEAKNYVDNMERNQ; from the coding sequence ATGGAAACTACCGAAATTATCGCGATTGCCGCACTCATCCTATCCCTCCTTCTACTGATTAAAGTTTTTAGCCTTCAGAGCAAACTGAATGACATACAATCAGACCTGGAGTGGATGAAGAATCGTCCGGAAAACCCACAAACATACAAATCAGTAACTCCAGTAGTCTCTGAACCGAATACCTATGGCATAGACGCAGATCTGGAAGAACGGCTCCGCGTATTACTTACATCAGATCAGAAGATTAAGGCCATCAAGATGCTGAGGGAAGCGAGAGGGATATCACTTTTAGAAGCAAAGAACTACGTAGATAACATGGAGCGTAACCAATAA
- a CDS encoding ABC transporter substrate-binding protein, whose translation MKKAKRLLFLIAMTVLCVSVLFGCTSKTDKPADSSKPGTGEGTQTPKTTITITFRDDGIGENGTLYKWIKEVAASYPDKNVEIKPAPIQASEGDYFAKIALALKSKDTAPDIVTEDTFILNSDASAGFLEPLDEQLKGWEDWTNGSFIEAMKKGVTASDGKVYGVPYNTDSRGLWYNKDIFKQAGLPEDWQPKSWDDVLNAARTIKEKAPDVVPIWMNMGKATGEATSMQTYEMLLYGTGERLYDDASGKWIIKSQGIMDALTFIETVNKEKLGPPLSKVLNGQAGNTSTREYLPKGKLAISLDGSWITGNYFPEGASPWPEYKDVLGFAPMPTSQGQAPGSITLAGGWALSIPSNSKHKEEAWNFIKYALNKENTQKLVIASGNITVRTDVAKDPEYTKMPFNEIATEYLKNAEFRPAQEKYPEVSTQIQTMVESVTTGTSPADAMNKYAQDVTRIVGGDHVMEK comes from the coding sequence ATGAAGAAAGCTAAGAGGTTACTATTTCTTATCGCAATGACGGTCTTATGTGTTTCTGTGTTGTTTGGTTGTACTAGCAAAACGGATAAACCAGCGGATTCCAGTAAACCAGGGACAGGGGAGGGAACACAGACTCCAAAGACAACTATCACCATTACCTTTAGAGATGACGGAATTGGAGAGAATGGAACGTTATATAAATGGATAAAAGAAGTAGCTGCAAGCTACCCTGATAAAAATGTGGAGATCAAACCGGCACCTATTCAGGCGTCTGAAGGAGATTATTTTGCCAAGATCGCTTTAGCATTGAAATCCAAAGATACAGCACCGGATATTGTAACAGAGGACACGTTCATTCTGAACTCGGATGCAAGCGCAGGATTTCTGGAACCGCTAGATGAGCAATTAAAGGGTTGGGAAGATTGGACCAACGGTTCCTTTATTGAAGCTATGAAAAAAGGCGTAACCGCAAGTGACGGAAAGGTATACGGGGTGCCATACAACACGGATTCCAGAGGATTATGGTACAACAAGGATATTTTTAAACAAGCAGGACTTCCGGAAGATTGGCAGCCGAAATCATGGGATGATGTCTTGAATGCAGCGAGAACGATTAAAGAAAAAGCACCTGATGTTGTTCCCATCTGGATGAACATGGGCAAGGCAACAGGAGAGGCGACATCGATGCAGACCTATGAAATGCTTCTGTATGGAACCGGAGAGAGACTTTATGACGATGCTAGCGGGAAATGGATCATTAAGAGCCAAGGGATCATGGATGCGTTGACCTTCATTGAGACAGTGAATAAAGAAAAGCTGGGTCCACCGCTGTCTAAAGTGCTGAACGGTCAAGCAGGAAATACATCGACACGAGAGTATTTGCCGAAAGGCAAGCTGGCGATATCGCTAGACGGTTCATGGATTACGGGCAATTATTTCCCGGAGGGCGCTTCCCCGTGGCCGGAATATAAAGATGTGCTCGGTTTCGCTCCGATGCCGACAAGTCAAGGTCAGGCACCGGGATCGATTACACTCGCCGGAGGCTGGGCGTTATCGATTCCAAGCAATTCGAAGCACAAAGAAGAGGCTTGGAATTTTATCAAGTATGCACTTAATAAAGAGAACACTCAAAAGCTTGTTATCGCTTCAGGCAATATCACGGTCCGTACAGACGTGGCTAAGGATCCTGAATACACGAAAATGCCTTTTAACGAAATTGCAACGGAATATTTGAAAAATGCTGAATTTAGACCTGCTCAGGAAAAATATCCGGAAGTATCAACTCAAATCCAAACCATGGTTGAGTCTGTGACTACGGGAACCTCACCAGCAGATGCGATGAATAAATACGCCCAGGATGTGACCAGAATTGTGGGCGGAGATCATGTAATGGAAAAGTAA
- a CDS encoding carbohydrate ABC transporter permease, whose amino-acid sequence MSSLAVNDFNKKRQTYTWLYFLLPSIAIMLVFFIYPILLTFFYSFTNLALTGEAAKDLKFIGLDNYIRIVEDPTVRVSIWNTIIFLIGSAVIGQQVLGFLIALLMKHRNKTFRRVIGTIVLAGWVTPEIVCALCLYSFFADEGTLNAIITFFGFSEVTWLFTVPMLTIILANIWHGTAFSMLVFQAALDDVPTEIEEAAVVDGASKWKIFTRIIVPYIKGTITTNMMLVTLQTLGVFGLIYAMTGGGPGTSTTTLPIFMYNQAFVNYQLGYGTAISLLLLLIGIVFSLLYIRSMKE is encoded by the coding sequence ATGAGCAGTTTGGCAGTTAATGATTTCAATAAGAAGAGACAGACTTATACGTGGCTCTATTTCTTACTTCCTTCAATTGCTATTATGTTAGTGTTTTTTATTTATCCGATCCTGTTAACCTTTTTCTATTCCTTCACGAATCTTGCTTTAACAGGAGAAGCGGCCAAAGATCTGAAATTCATCGGGCTTGATAACTATATTCGTATTGTTGAAGATCCGACAGTCCGGGTGAGCATATGGAACACGATCATCTTCTTGATTGGTTCTGCTGTCATTGGACAACAAGTGTTAGGATTTCTCATTGCTCTATTGATGAAGCATAGAAACAAAACGTTCAGGCGTGTGATTGGAACGATTGTATTAGCCGGCTGGGTAACTCCGGAAATCGTATGCGCTTTATGTTTATACAGCTTTTTCGCGGATGAGGGCACACTCAATGCCATTATTACCTTCTTCGGATTTTCAGAGGTTACCTGGTTGTTTACCGTTCCGATGCTTACCATCATCCTGGCGAATATTTGGCATGGTACAGCGTTCTCCATGCTTGTATTCCAGGCAGCGCTAGACGACGTTCCAACTGAGATCGAAGAAGCGGCCGTTGTGGACGGCGCGTCAAAGTGGAAGATCTTCACGAGAATTATTGTACCGTATATCAAAGGCACGATTACAACAAATATGATGCTGGTTACGTTGCAGACGCTGGGTGTATTCGGACTGATCTATGCGATGACCGGAGGCGGACCAGGTACTTCGACGACCACATTACCTATCTTTATGTACAATCAGGCGTTTGTTAATTATCAGCTTGGTTATGGAACCGCGATATCCTTATTGCTGCTGCTTATTGGTATTGTTTTCAGCCTGCTCTATATTCGATCGATGAAAGAATGA
- a CDS encoding carbohydrate ABC transporter permease produces the protein MNAKQRKMIYRVMPYTILTLIGICFVLPLLWVLVASIDSNAMQSLKLPTRVTGDNYVEVITSSENQRAFLIGLIMSIGQAVLVVLLALLAAYPLSRYQMKYKKPFMLTILFMTSLPITAVMVPVYQLFLGLKLYDNIFGVILFYVASSMPYGIWMMKNFMDSVPNDLEEAAWVDGASIFTGIRKVVAPLMVPGICTVAIFTFSGSWGNFFVPYILLQSPEKFPASLKLYQFFGQYGMVDYGSLAAFSVLYAIPAIIMYILSQQFMSKGFGLQGGTKG, from the coding sequence ATGAATGCCAAACAACGTAAAATGATCTATCGAGTGATGCCGTATACGATACTTACTCTGATAGGAATCTGTTTCGTATTGCCGCTGCTGTGGGTTCTTGTTGCCTCTATTGATTCCAATGCGATGCAGTCCCTAAAGCTTCCGACCCGGGTAACCGGGGACAACTATGTTGAAGTGATCACTAGTAGTGAAAATCAGCGTGCCTTTCTGATTGGTCTAATCATGTCCATTGGCCAAGCTGTACTCGTGGTATTGTTGGCACTGCTTGCGGCTTATCCATTATCACGCTATCAAATGAAATATAAGAAGCCGTTTATGCTAACTATACTATTTATGACTTCTCTGCCAATCACGGCTGTAATGGTACCTGTATACCAATTGTTTCTCGGATTGAAGCTGTATGATAACATTTTTGGCGTTATATTGTTTTATGTCGCCTCGTCTATGCCTTATGGAATATGGATGATGAAAAACTTTATGGATTCGGTGCCGAATGATTTAGAAGAAGCTGCCTGGGTGGATGGGGCTTCTATCTTCACCGGGATACGAAAAGTAGTCGCTCCACTAATGGTTCCGGGCATTTGCACGGTCGCGATCTTTACGTTCTCCGGAAGCTGGGGTAATTTCTTTGTGCCGTACATCTTGCTGCAGTCACCCGAGAAATTTCCAGCATCATTAAAGCTGTACCAGTTCTTTGGACAATACGGTATGGTGGATTACGGCAGTTTGGCGGCGTTTTCGGTCTTGTATGCCATTCCAGCTATCATTATGTACATTCTGTCACAGCAGTTTATGTCCAAAGGCTTCGGGCTGCAGGGCGGGACAAAAGGATAG
- a CDS encoding aminoglycoside phosphotransferase family protein, which translates to MSQIFNGIPDAHTWNKAEAIHKGWSKDKKYYIQDADGGEMLLRTSDISQYDKKKWEFESLKQLQHIDVLMSRPIDFGVCNDGQSVYSLLTWIEGEDAIDALPLLSAKDQYMLGVRSGEFLRKMHQIPAENNHTPWVEYYNQKIDKYIANYRACGIHLEGDDIIINYVEQNRYLLDDRISTSQHGDYHIGNMIVAPTGELGIIDFNRLDYGDPWEEFNRITFDASLSGYFASGRVNGYFNDDVPEAFFRLMALYIASNQLSSIHWAIPFGEEEVEFMLKRAEEVMDWYDGFQNNVPNWYISKYVE; encoded by the coding sequence ATGAGTCAAATTTTCAATGGAATACCGGATGCGCATACCTGGAACAAAGCGGAAGCCATTCATAAAGGTTGGTCCAAAGACAAGAAATATTATATCCAAGACGCAGACGGCGGGGAAATGCTGCTTCGAACGTCTGACATTTCTCAATATGATAAGAAAAAATGGGAATTTGAATCGTTGAAGCAGCTACAACATATTGATGTTCTCATGTCCCGTCCCATTGATTTTGGGGTATGTAATGACGGCCAGTCCGTGTATTCCTTGCTCACTTGGATCGAAGGAGAAGATGCTATTGACGCTCTTCCTTTATTAAGCGCTAAAGATCAATATATGCTCGGTGTAAGGTCAGGAGAGTTTTTAAGAAAAATGCATCAAATTCCTGCCGAGAACAATCACACACCATGGGTAGAGTATTACAATCAAAAGATCGATAAATATATAGCCAACTATAGAGCTTGCGGCATTCATCTAGAGGGAGATGATATCATCATCAACTATGTTGAGCAAAATCGATATTTGTTGGATGACCGCATCTCAACTTCTCAACATGGTGATTATCACATTGGAAATATGATTGTTGCACCAACCGGTGAGTTGGGAATCATTGATTTTAACAGACTTGATTATGGAGATCCGTGGGAGGAATTCAATCGTATTACGTTCGATGCAAGCTTGAGTGGATACTTCGCATCAGGACGTGTTAACGGATATTTTAACGATGATGTACCAGAGGCATTTTTTAGATTGATGGCATTATACATAGCAAGCAACCAGCTTTCATCGATTCACTGGGCGATTCCGTTCGGGGAAGAAGAAGTTGAATTTATGCTGAAAAGAGCAGAAGAGGTTATGGATTGGTATGATGGATTCCAGAATAATGTACCAAACTGGTATATATCAAAATACGTTGAGTAA
- a CDS encoding AI-2E family transporter, with the protein MLVVILLYSLRHMLNLLLLLFLVTFVMGRLEGFVTRKLNRLFPVSPLVVNIALYLLLVISLVFGILNFVPKIVVQVVDMFNNITRFMNSSQQNEFVEMTAAALEKLDFQKYLGNVVNYIMMLGKWLEIILFVLLLSFFYLVQKKKVVQFTEKFRHSKISWAYKEFYYYGRKFTSSFGKVIEVQLLIAVFNTVLTIIGLWILGFPYLFALTIMVFLLSLIPVAGVIISFIPIGIIGYQIGGLSLVLWTILMILVVHALETYFLNPRLYASKTKLPMFYTFIILIFSQHYLGIWGLIIGIPIFMFLLDVLGVEQSEEATE; encoded by the coding sequence ATGCTGGTTGTAATACTGCTATACAGCCTTCGGCACATGCTTAATTTACTGCTTCTCTTGTTCCTAGTTACGTTTGTAATGGGGCGTCTTGAGGGGTTCGTAACGAGAAAGCTCAACCGCCTGTTCCCTGTCTCACCACTAGTGGTAAACATCGCCTTATATCTGCTTTTGGTAATCTCATTGGTGTTTGGCATTTTGAACTTTGTACCTAAGATCGTGGTTCAAGTTGTGGATATGTTCAATAATATTACTCGCTTCATGAATTCTTCCCAGCAGAATGAATTTGTGGAGATGACTGCTGCTGCACTTGAAAAGCTGGATTTCCAAAAATACTTGGGTAACGTAGTGAATTACATTATGATGTTGGGGAAATGGCTGGAAATCATTTTGTTCGTCCTGTTGTTAAGCTTTTTCTATCTGGTCCAAAAAAAGAAAGTTGTACAATTTACGGAGAAATTCCGTCACAGTAAAATTAGCTGGGCTTATAAAGAGTTCTACTATTATGGTAGGAAGTTCACTTCTTCCTTCGGTAAAGTAATTGAAGTTCAACTGCTCATTGCCGTGTTCAACACGGTTTTAACGATCATCGGCCTCTGGATATTAGGTTTTCCGTATTTGTTCGCCCTCACGATTATGGTGTTCCTGTTAAGTCTCATTCCCGTGGCGGGAGTAATTATCTCATTTATTCCCATTGGTATCATTGGATACCAGATTGGCGGTTTGAGTCTGGTGTTATGGACAATCCTTATGATTTTGGTTGTTCATGCCCTCGAGACGTATTTCCTTAATCCAAGATTATATGCGTCCAAAACGAAACTTCCGATGTTCTATACGTTTATTATTCTTATTTTTTCACAGCATTACTTAGGGATATGGGGGCTTATTATTGGTATTCCCATCTTCATGTTTCTGTTGGATGTGCTAGGAGTTGAACAGTCGGAAGAAGCGACTGAATAA
- a CDS encoding RNA polymerase sigma factor encodes MQSDSLRPGGDFTETYQLYGSMLFKIAMIHLGNKQDVEEAIQETFIKLMYKSPEFSDQEHKKAWLIRVITNHCKNMQGSLWRKRVIKMENLNDYFEQPSDRALMDHVMSLPFKYKTVIHLFYYEDYSVRQIAGILQISESAVKMRLQRGRKLLRMDLEGEDES; translated from the coding sequence ATGCAGAGTGATTCGCTCCGGCCGGGCGGAGATTTTACAGAAACCTATCAATTGTATGGCAGTATGCTTTTTAAAATAGCGATGATTCACCTTGGCAACAAACAGGATGTGGAGGAAGCTATCCAGGAAACATTCATTAAGCTGATGTATAAATCGCCAGAGTTTAGTGACCAGGAGCATAAAAAAGCTTGGCTGATCCGGGTGATCACGAACCATTGTAAAAACATGCAAGGCAGTCTGTGGCGCAAACGGGTCATCAAGATGGAAAATTTGAATGATTATTTTGAGCAGCCTTCTGACCGAGCACTGATGGATCATGTGATGAGCCTGCCGTTCAAGTACAAGACAGTCATACACCTGTTTTATTATGAAGATTATTCTGTACGGCAGATCGCCGGGATTTTGCAAATAAGTGAATCCGCCGTGAAAATGCGTCTCCAGCGCGGAAGGAAACTGCTAAGAATGGACTTGGAAGGAGAGGACGAATCATGA
- a CDS encoding nitroreductase family protein: MNGIANSFTELLKSRRSAMKFIPDVKISRQELEEMFNLVKYAPSAFNLQHAHYAVVTDPALKEQVYEASYRQYKVLTSSAAIVVLGDLEAYHDIGPMNEGMLNLGIIDKFEFDKNVREVHELYESRGENFKRDEAIRNASLSAMQFMLIAKERGWDTCPMIGFDPEAIRQTLQIPERYEPVMLITLGKEDTSKQRPRGYRKPNGEFVTYYGE; encoded by the coding sequence ATGAACGGAATAGCGAACTCATTCACCGAGCTTTTAAAATCCAGGAGATCTGCAATGAAATTCATTCCGGATGTGAAGATCAGCCGGCAGGAGCTTGAGGAGATGTTCAATCTAGTCAAGTACGCGCCTTCCGCATTTAATTTGCAACATGCCCATTATGCGGTCGTGACAGATCCGGCATTAAAAGAGCAGGTATATGAGGCGTCATACCGGCAGTATAAAGTTCTCACCAGCTCAGCGGCTATTGTGGTTCTGGGCGATCTGGAAGCTTATCATGACATCGGACCGATGAATGAAGGTATGCTGAACCTCGGCATTATAGATAAGTTTGAATTTGATAAGAACGTTCGAGAAGTACATGAGTTGTATGAATCCAGAGGAGAAAATTTCAAGCGGGATGAAGCGATCCGTAACGCAAGTCTGTCTGCTATGCAGTTTATGCTGATTGCTAAGGAGCGGGGATGGGATACTTGTCCGATGATCGGTTTTGACCCTGAAGCGATCCGGCAAACACTTCAAATCCCTGAAAGATACGAACCGGTCATGCTTATTACACTCGGGAAAGAAGACACGAGCAAGCAACGGCCTCGCGGCTATCGCAAACCGAACGGAGAATTTGTAACATATTACGGTGAATAA